The genomic window GGTTCCGGCGTCCACGCTGACCAGCAGGCCGAATACCCCGGGCTCGGTCCAGTCACAGGCCGGCGCGTCCCCCACGGTCTTCTCCGTACCCAGCTCGGTCAGCCCGACCGTCGACCGGTCCACCGGGCCGAGCAGCTCGCAGGGCCGCAGGTCGGCGAGCGCGGGTTCGGCCTGCCGCGGGGTGTCCTCCGCGGCGCTCGAGGACACGACCAGTCCGCCGTCCGCGGGCCGGGCGTGACCCCGCGCGGACTCGGCGGCGCAGCCCGCGACCAGCGCGGCCAGCGCCAGCAGTGCCGGCACCGTGCCACCGGCTCGCGACGAGCGCGCGTTCCTGCGCTCACCACGACGGG from Amycolatopsis cihanbeyliensis includes these protein-coding regions:
- a CDS encoding DUF3558 family protein, which translates into the protein MTRRLRTAGARRGERRNARSSRAGGTVPALLALAALVAGCAAESARGHARPADGGLVVSSSAAEDTPRQAEPALADLRPCELLGPVDRSTVGLTELGTEKTVGDAPACDWTEPGVFGLLVSVDAGTGLAGIDPGSGTTEEVELGAHKALLVADRAADDGTCALLIGVGDPAEDSATVQIDVSNTDFTDTDSACRRARIAGELIEPKLP